From the Chloroflexus aurantiacus J-10-fl genome, one window contains:
- a CDS encoding SDR family NAD(P)-dependent oxidoreductase, giving the protein MNAFAGRVVLLTGAGGGLGREFARQLLAAGADLILSSHNPQRLKAAAEFAAQSPNRFGRIRSLLPADLSDPASCDHLAEQVLRIAPDLDLVIHNAGVGLYGPLEALPVEAAERLLRINLHAPIRLTARLLPALRNRPRSQIVFISSILGWAALPNISVYSATKFALRGFADGLAADGYCVSTVYPFFTQTDILESPQYGTTTQRRVPGWMIDRPRPVVRASLAGIAARRHHIYPSWKARLYAVTAVVAPSVLPPFSRLVAG; this is encoded by the coding sequence ATGAATGCCTTTGCCGGTCGGGTCGTGCTGCTCACCGGTGCGGGTGGCGGATTGGGGCGAGAGTTTGCCCGCCAGTTACTGGCCGCAGGAGCCGACCTTATCCTCAGCAGCCATAATCCGCAGCGGCTGAAAGCCGCTGCCGAATTTGCCGCCCAGTCGCCCAACCGGTTCGGTCGGATCAGATCGCTGCTGCCGGCTGATCTGAGCGACCCGGCGAGCTGTGACCACCTGGCCGAACAGGTGTTACGGATTGCCCCTGACCTCGATCTGGTCATTCACAATGCGGGGGTCGGGTTGTATGGCCCCCTCGAAGCACTACCGGTCGAGGCGGCTGAACGCCTGCTGCGCATTAACCTGCACGCCCCGATTCGACTGACCGCCAGGCTGCTCCCTGCCTTGCGCAACCGGCCCCGCAGTCAGATCGTTTTTATCTCTTCTATCCTTGGCTGGGCGGCCTTGCCCAACATCAGTGTCTACAGCGCAACCAAATTTGCGCTGCGGGGCTTTGCCGATGGTCTCGCCGCCGACGGCTATTGTGTCAGTACCGTCTACCCATTTTTCACCCAAACCGACATTCTCGAATCACCGCAATACGGCACCACGACCCAACGCCGGGTGCCGGGCTGGATGATCGACCGGCCACGACCGGTGGTGAGAGCCAGTCTTGCCGGCATCGCCGCTCGCCGTCACCACATCTATCCCAGTTGGAAGGCTCGCCTCTACGCCGTTACCGCTGTCGTTGCCCCCAGTGTCTTACCGCCATTCAGCCGTCTGGTTGCAGGATAA
- a CDS encoding M20 family metallopeptidase, with protein sequence MTELRDELIRLTCDLIRFETIADRPDQLQAAIDYVADYLADVPGIQIEKSCVADKPALVVTLQPTRSPRLMLNGHLDVVVGQPAQFVPEVRDGRIYGRGSQDMKGSIAVMMRLIRDLAQRPNPPDVGFQFVTDEEIGGRHGTGRLRDEGWHCDFMLCLEPTDLGIMFEHKGGMWAQLRIPGRAAHGSRPWEGDNPVYRLMQGIQAISERYPPPTGPHDWRTSVTPTEIRMGAGSRNQVPAEALVTFDIRWTADTTPETIQADLAAAFPDAEFISVMASAGLRTDPEHQEVGRIADIVERHIGHTPRFYREHFATDARYYSHIGIPAICLGPVGAGLHSAEEWVEIASLTSLYQIILDYIDTM encoded by the coding sequence ATGACTGAACTTCGTGATGAATTGATTCGTCTCACCTGCGACCTGATCCGTTTTGAGACGATTGCCGACCGTCCCGATCAGTTACAGGCGGCGATAGATTATGTCGCCGATTATCTTGCCGACGTTCCGGGCATCCAGATCGAAAAGAGCTGTGTAGCCGACAAGCCGGCGCTGGTCGTTACGCTGCAACCCACGCGCTCGCCGCGTCTGATGCTCAACGGACATCTGGATGTCGTGGTTGGACAGCCGGCACAGTTCGTACCAGAGGTGCGTGATGGCCGCATCTATGGCCGTGGCAGTCAGGATATGAAGGGCAGCATTGCCGTGATGATGCGCCTGATCCGCGATCTGGCTCAACGGCCCAATCCGCCGGATGTCGGTTTTCAATTCGTCACCGACGAAGAGATTGGTGGACGCCACGGCACCGGTCGGTTGCGCGATGAAGGATGGCACTGCGACTTTATGCTCTGCCTGGAACCAACCGACCTGGGGATTATGTTCGAGCACAAAGGCGGGATGTGGGCACAGTTGCGCATTCCCGGTCGAGCTGCTCATGGATCACGGCCCTGGGAAGGCGATAACCCTGTCTACCGACTGATGCAGGGCATTCAAGCGATAAGCGAGCGCTACCCACCACCAACTGGCCCTCACGATTGGCGAACGTCGGTAACACCAACCGAGATTCGCATGGGGGCAGGTTCGCGGAATCAGGTGCCGGCAGAGGCGCTGGTTACGTTTGATATTCGCTGGACGGCTGACACCACACCGGAGACGATTCAAGCCGATCTGGCGGCAGCGTTTCCCGACGCCGAATTCATCAGTGTCATGGCCAGTGCCGGCCTGCGCACCGATCCCGAACACCAGGAAGTCGGGCGCATTGCCGACATCGTCGAACGGCATATCGGCCACACCCCCCGTTTCTACCGCGAACATTTTGCGACCGATGCCCGTTACTATTCGCACATTGGCATCCCTGCCATCTGCCTCGGCCCGGTTGGGGCCGGCCTGCATTCGGCAGAGGAGTGGGTAGAGATTGCCAGTCTGACGAGCCTGTACCAGATTATTCTCGATTATATCGACACCATGTAG
- a CDS encoding methyltransferase domain-containing protein, which yields MLYVLQTIPGLAALTWREVEQTIRPETDRPAPRQIGVRAVPARNDLILTDYRGSPRSLLALRTIEDVFVVAARGFKIAPDERGLRQIHAATRNEEAIKPALELWRRFNGGKRNGSFRVVTRMVGKHSFHRRDVGRAVADAIRDGWPGRWQPVDEDADLEVWATLFEQELIVAIRLSDASMRLRDKAAHLPASLRPALAAAMVMLTYPQADDIFLDPMAGAGTLLLERAAAGPFTALYGGDISPAAVSAMNTNLRQIRGQIQIRRWNAARLPLPDASVNKVAVNLPFGNQINEGDDLAELYRDVLQQIARVLKPGGRLVTLVADQHLLDRARAHAAPTLRATARHRVFVLGQRATICEHIRVAGPATHPPLPAEEDDWE from the coding sequence ATGCTCTACGTATTACAAACCATTCCCGGCCTGGCTGCGCTGACCTGGCGCGAAGTCGAACAGACCATTCGCCCGGAGACAGACCGTCCCGCACCACGTCAGATCGGCGTGCGTGCGGTGCCGGCGCGCAACGACCTGATCTTAACCGACTATCGTGGCTCACCCCGCTCGTTGCTAGCGCTGCGTACCATCGAGGATGTCTTCGTGGTCGCTGCACGCGGCTTCAAAATTGCTCCCGACGAACGGGGACTACGCCAGATTCACGCCGCCACCCGCAACGAAGAAGCGATTAAGCCGGCGCTAGAGCTATGGCGACGTTTCAACGGCGGCAAACGAAACGGCAGTTTTCGGGTTGTGACCCGTATGGTCGGAAAACACAGCTTCCACCGCCGCGATGTGGGTAGGGCTGTCGCCGACGCTATCCGCGATGGCTGGCCCGGACGCTGGCAGCCGGTTGATGAAGACGCCGATCTGGAAGTCTGGGCGACGCTGTTCGAGCAGGAGTTGATCGTCGCGATTCGCCTTTCAGACGCTTCAATGCGTCTGCGCGACAAGGCTGCACACCTGCCGGCCTCGCTGCGCCCGGCGCTGGCAGCCGCAATGGTGATGCTCACCTATCCGCAGGCTGATGATATTTTTCTCGATCCGATGGCCGGTGCCGGCACACTGCTCCTCGAACGAGCGGCAGCCGGGCCATTTACTGCGCTCTACGGTGGTGACATCAGCCCGGCGGCGGTCTCGGCAATGAACACCAACCTGCGCCAGATACGCGGCCAGATCCAAATTCGGCGCTGGAACGCCGCCAGACTGCCATTGCCCGATGCCAGCGTCAACAAAGTAGCCGTCAATTTGCCGTTTGGCAACCAGATCAACGAAGGCGACGACCTGGCCGAACTGTACCGCGATGTCTTGCAACAGATTGCCCGCGTGCTCAAACCCGGTGGCCGTCTCGTTACTCTCGTTGCGGATCAGCACCTGCTTGATCGGGCACGTGCCCACGCTGCCCCGACCCTACGCGCCACCGCCCGGCACCGCGTCTTTGTCCTC
- a CDS encoding Franean1_4349 family RiPP, with the protein MSQSAVEQIIGRAVIDAEFREKLIADARAACAGYDLTDEELEALERLDAESLQSFAGKLDPRLTKSAGRGFF; encoded by the coding sequence ATGTCACAGTCAGCCGTCGAACAGATTATTGGTCGTGCCGTTATTGATGCGGAGTTTCGTGAAAAGCTGATCGCTGATGCTCGCGCCGCCTGCGCCGGCTACGATCTGACCGATGAAGAGCTGGAGGCCCTTGAGCGTTTAGATGCCGAGAGTCTGCAATCCTTCGCCGGCAAGCTCGATCCACGCCTGACGAAGAGTGCCGGACGCGGCTTCTTCTAA
- a CDS encoding R2-like ligand-binding oxidase: protein MSHTDFVTTSRGLNRNSPPMRLFEKAKRFGIWNPSLIDLSRDIRDWEQLRDEERDLLLRLTALFQAGEEAVTLDLLPLIRTIAREGRLEEELYLTTFLFEEAKHTDFFARFISEVARVDPDLSRYHTASYRALIYEALPAALHRLDHDPSPLNLAEASLTYNMIVEGVLAETGYHAYFTILDSQDIMPGTREGIRLLKQDESRHIAYGVYLLSRLIATDPQVWDHIVERMNELVLYAMGVIDEIFACYDPMPFNLQIETFSTFALNQFQRRLNRLELASRQSMNEIDNLATDDEESV, encoded by the coding sequence ATGTCCCACACCGATTTTGTTACCACCAGCCGTGGCCTGAATCGCAACAGTCCGCCAATGCGACTCTTCGAGAAGGCCAAGCGGTTTGGCATCTGGAATCCCTCGCTCATCGATCTGAGCCGTGATATTCGTGATTGGGAACAGCTCCGCGACGAGGAACGCGATCTGTTGTTGCGCCTCACTGCGCTGTTTCAGGCCGGTGAAGAGGCGGTGACGCTCGATCTGCTTCCGCTGATCCGCACGATTGCCAGGGAAGGTCGGTTAGAGGAGGAGCTGTATCTCACCACCTTCCTCTTTGAAGAAGCCAAACATACCGACTTCTTCGCTCGCTTTATCAGTGAAGTCGCCCGTGTCGATCCCGATCTGAGCCGGTACCACACGGCCAGTTATCGGGCGTTGATTTACGAAGCTCTACCGGCTGCCCTGCATCGCCTCGATCACGATCCATCGCCGCTCAATCTCGCCGAAGCATCGCTTACCTACAATATGATTGTCGAGGGTGTGCTGGCCGAGACCGGCTATCACGCCTATTTCACCATCCTCGATAGCCAGGACATCATGCCGGGCACGCGCGAGGGGATTCGCCTGCTCAAACAGGATGAGTCGCGCCATATTGCCTACGGCGTCTACCTGCTCTCGCGCCTCATTGCCACCGATCCACAGGTCTGGGATCACATTGTCGAGCGGATGAATGAGCTGGTACTGTATGCGATGGGGGTCATCGACGAAATCTTTGCCTGCTATGATCCGATGCCGTTTAATTTGCAGATCGAGACGTTCAGTACATTTGCTCTGAACCAGTTTCAGCGTCGTCTCAACCGGCTCGAATTAGCCAGCCGGCAGAGCATGAACGAGATCGATAACCTGGCAACCGACGATGAGGAAAGCGTATGA
- a CDS encoding HEAT repeat domain-containing protein has translation MSERSAKRPELHFVPRALRDIFLPRRLPREVRSTIEQWLDAEPLHRVLPGALDLPFAIDLEPASILADTRHLALLGPPASGRSLALAQIAHRWLAGQTTVPLIRLLLSEIDTPSLTPRAIVVRTLARRNLAPNPLEHNLPCLLLVDDWEDLPLARRSIWQRFLTSLSERWPQARAVITLPPGELWPGFRHHALTPLPSELLSSWLQALFPHTDTQTLLPLFERDPLILLRERPAELIMLALTQPLSGWPVSRAALYERIAAFAAPILATSNDQAGWRIGYSAYRAYQQALTLAAQPQLDATSIRNAGTQWRALCLPLTFGIIPDPQPLITALAEANIPTGERLFLIARALRERPRLDPALSRPILEELCQYGGEALNTLVPALPIILIDIGRTQPAQVNTLLERIVGQLAPTAAITLLTDLLDAGDAPPALRWQAIDLLCQRRTLPPPLPPHTDLIGQAGRCLLAVVHNDTLSWLAHPSLQLGLRLLLSGAAGEERQQTIAHHLLHHLDLPPSVRALAPAALPLADLVQAAADPMAEVRQAARSVWLRSGHVDQLARFVTQPHQPWVARDEALTDLAAHPAGATFLAGFALSQRLTLDLRLRAIRLLHRLSNGLSLLKRLLQTETEPVIVRAAAAYQLTHYPQAVSVLTPFLSPHHPPLLRRAAGYALGQIAAQNHPAAVAARTALIQHLHQPDIDTGFTITIITAPGLCGSRQALSALGHLITPTFGVQLLDAWLSALPALIGPVEQWFQEADDIRRAVLADLFITSGTTIDNGNNLLDRPSALIALQVLQIRSAAVRAINLIGRQQPALEPAVRALFDVTLLDSSAPRPFADLLGIYATNDLVHIARNAADDPLLRSAALNTIAERPDGTQALIQLASQADTNLACAALDQVRPPFSAETIEILLTMAGAEHSEPIRFMALHVLGRGADPSTTPQLMNIVNNDQESPALRAAALDAVASAPIDRVIELMTTQPDPLRSAALRALSRSDRPAPINLLHRMAFDADRACGLAAVNALATQIDTAAPILMRIIRSHPDLTIRLAAAAALRDMAGPEAVTVFVEGLLSPYPALQTQAFALLAAADPQHPLLRQLIIDPKMPDILRLLALQHLCTVAPTDAMIREIACDTSTSERLRCFAIRALAQQTDKETIACLAQLANEPGEQSLAIRYAAITALTQQCQDFNTCARSALTTLATSPIPEVALWAGTALLDCLTLPISVDAKDRLQG, from the coding sequence ATGAGTGAACGGAGCGCCAAACGTCCTGAACTTCATTTCGTGCCGCGTGCGCTCCGTGATATTTTCTTGCCGCGCCGACTACCCCGTGAAGTACGCAGCACAATCGAGCAGTGGCTGGATGCAGAACCGCTGCATCGGGTGTTGCCGGGGGCACTCGATTTGCCGTTTGCCATCGATCTTGAGCCGGCTTCTATCCTGGCCGACACCCGCCATCTGGCGCTGCTGGGACCACCGGCCAGTGGACGGAGTCTGGCCCTGGCTCAAATTGCTCACCGCTGGCTTGCCGGTCAGACCACGGTGCCGCTGATACGTCTACTCCTCAGCGAGATTGATACACCGAGTCTGACCCCGCGGGCTATTGTTGTCCGCACGCTGGCCCGACGGAATCTGGCCCCAAATCCGTTAGAACACAACCTGCCCTGTCTCCTCCTTGTCGATGATTGGGAAGACCTGCCGCTGGCTCGTCGTTCTATCTGGCAACGGTTTCTAACGAGTCTTTCTGAACGCTGGCCGCAGGCGCGAGCCGTCATTACGCTCCCACCGGGAGAGTTGTGGCCTGGCTTCCGCCACCATGCTCTCACACCATTGCCATCGGAACTGCTCAGTTCATGGCTTCAGGCACTCTTTCCACATACCGACACCCAAACCCTGCTACCACTGTTTGAGCGCGATCCGCTGATTTTGCTACGCGAACGTCCGGCAGAGCTTATCATGCTGGCGTTAACGCAGCCACTGAGCGGCTGGCCGGTCTCTCGTGCAGCACTCTACGAGCGGATAGCCGCTTTCGCGGCACCAATTCTGGCGACAAGTAATGATCAGGCCGGCTGGCGGATTGGATACAGTGCCTATCGTGCGTATCAGCAGGCACTGACACTGGCAGCCCAACCGCAACTCGACGCCACGAGTATTCGCAATGCCGGTACGCAATGGCGTGCCCTATGCCTGCCCTTAACCTTTGGGATCATTCCCGATCCCCAACCGCTGATCACTGCCCTCGCCGAAGCCAATATCCCAACCGGCGAACGACTGTTTCTGATCGCCCGTGCGCTACGGGAACGACCTCGGCTTGATCCGGCCCTGAGTCGCCCAATTCTGGAAGAGCTTTGTCAGTACGGAGGAGAAGCACTCAATACCCTCGTACCGGCACTACCCATCATTTTGATCGACATCGGTCGCACCCAGCCGGCTCAGGTAAACACCTTGCTGGAACGAATTGTCGGTCAACTGGCACCGACTGCCGCTATCACATTGCTAACCGACCTGCTCGATGCCGGCGACGCCCCACCCGCGCTTCGCTGGCAAGCGATAGATTTGCTCTGTCAACGACGGACGCTACCACCACCGTTACCGCCACACACCGACCTGATAGGTCAGGCCGGACGCTGTTTACTGGCTGTGGTGCATAACGATACCCTCTCCTGGCTGGCACATCCGTCGCTACAGCTTGGCCTGCGTCTGCTGCTCAGTGGCGCCGCAGGTGAAGAGCGTCAGCAGACTATCGCTCATCATCTGCTCCACCACCTCGATCTACCACCATCAGTTCGCGCCCTGGCACCGGCTGCGCTGCCCCTTGCCGATCTGGTGCAAGCCGCTGCCGACCCTATGGCCGAAGTCCGACAGGCGGCCCGTTCCGTCTGGCTAAGGTCGGGGCACGTGGATCAACTGGCTCGTTTCGTAACACAACCCCATCAGCCATGGGTGGCTCGTGATGAAGCATTGACCGATCTGGCAGCCCATCCTGCCGGCGCTACCTTTCTTGCCGGTTTTGCGTTGAGTCAGCGATTGACGCTTGATCTCAGACTTCGGGCAATCCGGTTACTCCACCGCCTGAGCAATGGTCTCTCCCTGCTCAAGCGGTTGTTGCAAACCGAAACAGAGCCGGTGATCGTGCGTGCAGCAGCGGCCTATCAACTTACCCACTACCCACAGGCAGTATCGGTTCTGACACCGTTTCTCAGTCCTCATCACCCACCGCTCCTGCGGCGCGCCGCAGGATACGCCCTCGGTCAGATCGCTGCGCAGAACCATCCCGCAGCAGTGGCAGCACGTACCGCTCTGATCCAACACCTGCATCAACCCGACATCGATACCGGCTTTACCATCACCATCATCACTGCGCCTGGCCTGTGCGGGAGCCGTCAGGCGTTATCGGCACTCGGTCACCTGATAACCCCAACCTTTGGTGTTCAATTGCTGGATGCCTGGCTCAGTGCTCTACCGGCGTTGATCGGCCCTGTCGAACAGTGGTTCCAGGAAGCCGACGATATACGCCGTGCTGTACTGGCCGATCTCTTTATCACATCAGGTACAACTATCGATAACGGTAACAACCTGCTAGATCGACCTTCAGCACTGATTGCCTTGCAGGTATTGCAGATCAGGAGCGCGGCAGTACGAGCGATTAATCTGATTGGCAGGCAACAACCCGCCCTTGAACCGGCCGTGCGCGCTTTGTTCGACGTTACCCTGCTGGATAGTAGCGCACCGCGCCCGTTCGCCGATCTGCTCGGTATCTATGCAACCAACGATCTTGTGCACATTGCCCGCAATGCGGCTGATGATCCGCTACTCCGGAGCGCTGCCCTGAATACGATTGCCGAACGTCCAGACGGTACGCAAGCTCTCATCCAACTGGCCAGCCAGGCCGATACAAACCTGGCGTGTGCGGCACTCGATCAGGTACGGCCACCATTTTCGGCAGAGACCATCGAAATCCTATTGACTATGGCCGGCGCAGAACATTCTGAGCCGATTCGTTTTATGGCCCTGCACGTGTTGGGGCGTGGTGCTGATCCTTCAACAACCCCGCAATTGATGAATATTGTCAACAACGATCAGGAGTCACCCGCACTCCGGGCCGCAGCGCTTGACGCGGTTGCCAGCGCACCCATTGATCGGGTGATCGAACTGATGACCACCCAGCCTGATCCACTGCGGAGTGCCGCATTGCGCGCCCTGAGTCGCAGTGATCGCCCCGCGCCGATCAATCTTCTGCATCGCATGGCATTTGATGCTGACCGGGCTTGTGGATTGGCCGCCGTGAATGCACTCGCCACCCAGATCGATACTGCTGCACCGATCCTCATGCGGATTATTCGCAGCCATCCCGATCTGACGATTCGACTGGCCGCGGCAGCAGCGTTGCGCGATATGGCCGGCCCTGAAGCAGTTACCGTGTTTGTTGAAGGACTGCTCTCGCCCTACCCGGCATTGCAAACACAGGCATTTGCCCTGCTGGCCGCAGCCGATCCGCAACATCCGCTCTTACGACAACTTATTATCGATCCAAAGATGCCTGACATTCTGAGACTGCTGGCATTGCAGCATCTTTGTACCGTAGCTCCGACCGATGCCATGATCCGCGAGATCGCCTGCGATACCAGCACCTCTGAACGATTGCGCTGCTTTGCCATCAGGGCGCTCGCGCAACAAACCGATAAAGAGACTATAGCGTGTCTGGCTCAGTTGGCAAACGAGCCTGGTGAGCAATCATTGGCCATCCGCTACGCGGCGATTACGGCGCTTACCCAACAATGCCAGGATTTCAACACCTGTGCACGTAGCGCACTCACAACACTAGCCACTTCCCCCATCCCCGAAGTTGCGCTGTGGGCCGGTACTGCGCTGCTCGATTGTCTGACGTTGCCGATCAGTGTTGATGCGAAGGATAGGTTGCAAGGTTGA